A part of Arachis hypogaea cultivar Tifrunner chromosome 12, arahy.Tifrunner.gnm2.J5K5, whole genome shotgun sequence genomic DNA contains:
- the LOC112727376 gene encoding uncharacterized protein isoform X2 yields the protein MASQNEGTKQMNNEGNPKRKRLRTLSQIESQRSPLKMRSPVKNSGKIQFTSAYTLLKQFQIKREYVLAACGDSSKHETMKKGKMPKKKLTRVDDEGQSKMTTKKITNMKDLEDQINMPTKNCNEENHLVKMKANEIEGQSGKKPSRKKVPMKKSKVEDDKTKMNTNDADGQSKKPTNKMLMKKSNEEDANEEEHKIESLIPAMTLDEFFEKYGISLDENDEEYEYDYDDHNPSVGDSSDSQLGTKKKKVRGPTQLKHIHAMETQIELTWCNGRPIGPTKTQVQLFSRFLGTLARNSNLVTLLYTSWQAVSSETKTSMLDYAKRAKKEGNEDPSQFEMFVVTRTNKKGETDSGTQETIDHLQILKQAGYSDDEAL from the exons ATGGCTTCTCAAAATGAAGGAACTAAGCA GATGAACAATGAAGGAAATCCCAAAAGAAAAAGGTTAAGGACCCTATCACAAATAGAGTCACAAAGAAGTCCCTTGAAGATGAGGAGTCCAgtaaaaaattcaggaaaaataCAATTCACAAGTGCTTATACATTGCTAAAACAATTTCAAATCAAAAGGGAGTATGTTTTAGCTGCATGTGGGGATAGTAGTAAACATGAGACAATGAAAAAGGGCAAGATGCCGAAAAAGAAGCTGACAAGAGTTGACGATGAAGGTCAAAGCAAAATGACAACCAAGAAGATAACAAACATGAAAGATCTTGAGGATCAAATCAACATGCCAACAAAGAACTGCAATGAAGAAAATCATCTAGTCAAGATGAAAGCCAATGAAATTGAAGGTCAAAGTGGGAAGAAGCCGTCTAGGAAGAAGGTGCCAATGAAGAAATCAAAGGTGGAAGATGATAAAACCAAGATGAATACCAATGACGCTGATGGTCAAAGCAAGAAGCCAACCAATAAGATGCTGATGAAGAAATCAAATGAAGAAGATGCCAACGAAGAAGAACATAAGATTGAGTCTCTTATCCCAGCTATGACTTTAGATGAATTCTTCGAAAAATATGGGATATcgttggatgaaaatgatgaagaataTGAATATGATTATGATGATCACAATCCAAGTGTTGGTGATAGTAGTGACAGTCAACTCG gtaccaaaaagaaaaaagttcgTGGTCCCACCCAGCTCAAGCATATTCATGCTATGGAGACACAGATAGAGTTAACATGGTGCAACGGCAGACCTATAGGCCCAACAAAGACACAGGTTCAATTGTTTAGTCGATTCTTAGGTACACTTGCAAGAAACTCTAATTTGGTCACGTTATTATATACTAGTTGGCAAGCTGTGTCAAGTGAGACTAAAACTTCAATGTTGGATTATGCAAAG CGTGCAAAAAAAGAGGGCAATGAAGATCCATCACAGTTTGAGATGTTTGTTGTAACTCGTACTAACAAGAAAGGAGAGACTGATTCGGGAACACAAGAGACGATT GATCATCTTCAAATTTTGAAGCAAGCTGGATACAGTGATGATGAAGCCCTTTAA
- the LOC112727376 gene encoding uncharacterized protein isoform X1, translated as MASQNEGTKQMNNEGNPKRKRLRTLSQIESQRSPLKMRSPVKNSGKIQFTSAYTLLKQFQIKREYVLAACGDSSKHETMKKGKMPKKKLTRVDDEGQSKMTTKKITNMKDLEDQINMPTKNCNEENHLVKMKANEIEGQSGKKPSRKKVPMKKSKVEDDKTKMNTNDADGQSKKPTNKMLMKKSNEEDANEEEHKIESLIPAMTLDEFFEKYGISLDENDEEYEYDYDDHNPSVGDSSDSQLGTKKKKVRGPTQLKHIHAMETQIELTWCNGRPIGPTKTQVQLFSRFLGTLARNSNLVTLLYTSWQAVSSETKTSMLDYAKSKYKIPSDAEPWVIDTIGESWKQFKKRIKKYHYTPYSSFREMMKNRPITVPELHFRKLVQFWSLDIIKRAKKEGNEDPSQFEMFVVTRTNKKGETDSGTQETIDHLQILKQAGYSDDEAL; from the exons ATGGCTTCTCAAAATGAAGGAACTAAGCA GATGAACAATGAAGGAAATCCCAAAAGAAAAAGGTTAAGGACCCTATCACAAATAGAGTCACAAAGAAGTCCCTTGAAGATGAGGAGTCCAgtaaaaaattcaggaaaaataCAATTCACAAGTGCTTATACATTGCTAAAACAATTTCAAATCAAAAGGGAGTATGTTTTAGCTGCATGTGGGGATAGTAGTAAACATGAGACAATGAAAAAGGGCAAGATGCCGAAAAAGAAGCTGACAAGAGTTGACGATGAAGGTCAAAGCAAAATGACAACCAAGAAGATAACAAACATGAAAGATCTTGAGGATCAAATCAACATGCCAACAAAGAACTGCAATGAAGAAAATCATCTAGTCAAGATGAAAGCCAATGAAATTGAAGGTCAAAGTGGGAAGAAGCCGTCTAGGAAGAAGGTGCCAATGAAGAAATCAAAGGTGGAAGATGATAAAACCAAGATGAATACCAATGACGCTGATGGTCAAAGCAAGAAGCCAACCAATAAGATGCTGATGAAGAAATCAAATGAAGAAGATGCCAACGAAGAAGAACATAAGATTGAGTCTCTTATCCCAGCTATGACTTTAGATGAATTCTTCGAAAAATATGGGATATcgttggatgaaaatgatgaagaataTGAATATGATTATGATGATCACAATCCAAGTGTTGGTGATAGTAGTGACAGTCAACTCG gtaccaaaaagaaaaaagttcgTGGTCCCACCCAGCTCAAGCATATTCATGCTATGGAGACACAGATAGAGTTAACATGGTGCAACGGCAGACCTATAGGCCCAACAAAGACACAGGTTCAATTGTTTAGTCGATTCTTAGGTACACTTGCAAGAAACTCTAATTTGGTCACGTTATTATATACTAGTTGGCAAGCTGTGTCAAGTGAGACTAAAACTTCAATGTTGGATTATGCAAAG tctaaatataaaattccaaGTGATGCTGAGCCTTGGGTGATTGATACCATTGGAGAGTCATGGAAGCAATTTAAGAAACGCATAAAAAAATATCACTATACACCGTACAGCTCATTCAGAGAGATGATGAAAAATCGTCCGATTACCGTACCTGAACTGCATTTTagaaaattagttcaattttggAGTCTTGATATCATCAAA CGTGCAAAAAAAGAGGGCAATGAAGATCCATCACAGTTTGAGATGTTTGTTGTAACTCGTACTAACAAGAAAGGAGAGACTGATTCGGGAACACAAGAGACGATT GATCATCTTCAAATTTTGAAGCAAGCTGGATACAGTGATGATGAAGCCCTTTAA